A single window of Chlamydia ibidis 10-1398/6 DNA harbors:
- a CDS encoding ATP-binding cassette domain-containing protein — translation MTVRVEHLTYSIKDREVLSDISFILEEGRITFFLGKSGSGKTTIFRSLAGLIKPSYGEIIIKGESPALVFQQPELFPHMTVLGNCVHPQMIVQGKSKEEALDQTHTLLQMLEIESLFDRYPHELSGGQKQRVAIARALCLNKRTILFDEPTSALDPFSTSAFEKLLESLKERKLTLAISTHDMYFIKRCLDKVYLVENGSIIGSYDSENGELERDHPLYAYFDKCTPNI, via the coding sequence ATGACAGTTAGAGTAGAGCATCTTACTTATTCTATAAAAGATAGGGAAGTGTTATCAGATATATCTTTTATTTTAGAAGAGGGAAGAATAACATTTTTTTTAGGAAAAAGTGGTTCTGGAAAAACAACTATATTTAGGAGCTTAGCCGGGCTTATTAAGCCTAGTTATGGAGAAATCATTATTAAGGGGGAATCTCCTGCATTAGTGTTTCAACAACCAGAGTTATTTCCACACATGACCGTGCTTGGGAATTGTGTTCATCCGCAGATGATAGTGCAAGGGAAAAGTAAAGAAGAAGCATTGGATCAAACCCATACTCTATTGCAGATGCTAGAAATCGAAAGTTTATTCGATCGTTATCCACATGAATTATCTGGAGGGCAGAAACAACGTGTTGCTATTGCGAGAGCTCTGTGTTTAAATAAACGTACAATTCTTTTTGATGAACCGACTTCTGCATTAGATCCTTTTTCTACTTCTGCATTTGAGAAGCTTTTAGAATCTTTAAAAGAACGAAAACTCACATTAGCAATATCTACTCACGATATGTATTTTATAAAACGTTGTTTAGACAAGGTTTATCTTGTAGAGAACGGGTCTATTATTGGTAGCTATGATTCAGAAAACGGTGAATTAGAACGCGATCATCCCTTGTATGCATACTTTGATAAGTGCACTCCAAATATTTAA
- a CDS encoding amino acid ABC transporter permease — MFIERLILRGCAYTLFISSVSIVFGFILGLSIGTVTSRYCSSRTLRCIGNAYVNIIRGTPLFIQILIIYFGLPSISKLDPSPLVAGLIALSINSAAYLGESVRGGINALSLGQWESAKVLGYKRHQIFIYIIYPQVLRNILPSLTNEFITLIKESSILMVVGVPELTKVSRDIVARELNPMEMYTITAGLYLLMTSAFAYIARFAERKKKYDS; from the coding sequence TTGTTTATAGAAAGACTCATTCTGCGTGGATGTGCGTATACTTTGTTTATCAGCAGTGTTTCTATAGTATTCGGGTTCATATTGGGCTTATCTATAGGTACGGTAACTTCTCGCTATTGCTCGTCTCGTACTCTTCGTTGTATAGGTAATGCCTATGTGAATATTATTCGTGGCACCCCCTTATTTATTCAGATTTTAATTATATATTTTGGTCTTCCTTCAATAAGTAAACTAGATCCTTCTCCTTTAGTTGCCGGACTAATTGCTTTGAGTATTAATTCTGCTGCCTACCTCGGAGAGAGTGTTCGTGGAGGAATTAATGCTTTATCTTTAGGACAATGGGAATCTGCTAAAGTTTTGGGATATAAAAGGCATCAGATTTTTATCTACATAATATATCCTCAAGTTCTTAGAAATATCCTTCCCTCTTTAACTAATGAATTTATTACTTTGATTAAAGAAAGCAGTATTTTAATGGTTGTTGGGGTGCCGGAGCTGACTAAGGTTTCTCGTGATATCGTTGCTAGAGAATTGAATCCTATGGAGATGTATACAATTACGGCTGGGTTGTATTTACTTATGACTTCCGCATTCGCTTATATTGCTAGATTTGCTGAGAGGAAAAAGAAGTATGACAGTTAG
- the argR gene encoding arginine repressor, whose protein sequence is MEKKTDVGERLKEILMQEGAATQEEICIKLGSLGIDITQSSISRWLRKVGAIRKSTEHGAYYSLPHSQDDLRFHKLVFAVHHNNSLIVVRTAPGSASWIAGLIDKEFSKKILGTLAGDDTIFVSPIQEDKIAILSKEIGNFLRIFLS, encoded by the coding sequence ATGGAAAAGAAAACGGACGTAGGAGAAAGGCTAAAAGAAATTCTAATGCAAGAGGGAGCTGCAACGCAAGAAGAAATTTGTATTAAACTTGGCTCTCTTGGTATAGACATCACCCAATCTTCCATATCTCGTTGGTTGCGTAAGGTGGGTGCAATTAGGAAGTCCACAGAACATGGGGCCTATTATTCTCTACCCCACTCTCAAGATGATCTTCGATTTCATAAGTTAGTTTTCGCAGTGCATCATAATAATTCTTTAATTGTGGTCCGCACTGCTCCTGGTTCTGCTTCTTGGATTGCGGGACTAATTGACAAAGAATTTTCTAAAAAAATTCTAGGAACCCTTGCGGGGGATGATACTATCTTCGTATCCCCGATCCAAGAGGATAAAATCGCCATATTATCCAAAGAAATCGGAAACTTCTTGCGTATTTTCTTGTCTTGA
- the tsaD gene encoding tRNA (adenosine(37)-N6)-threonylcarbamoyltransferase complex transferase subunit TsaD produces MLTLGLESSCDETSCSLISSHKDILANVIASQDIHATYGGVVPELASRAHLHAFPQVVSHALKTAGVSLSDVELISVTHTPGLIGSLAIGVNFAKGLATGCQKPLIGVNHVEAHLYAAYMTSDQIEFPAIGLVVSGAHTSVFLMENPITYKLIGKTRDDAIGETFDKVARFLGLPYPGGQLIESFATRGSENTYKFSPSKLPGYDFSFSGLKTAVLYAIKGNNSNQRTPIPKLSEQEKYDLAASFQKAACTTIAQKLSSIVKEFSCRSVLIGGGVANNRYLRNLLQKATDLPIFAPPPSLCTDNAAMIAGLGRELFLSNHLPSRITPCARYHWESVSESGSPQLSC; encoded by the coding sequence ATGCTCACATTAGGCTTAGAAAGCTCTTGCGACGAGACTTCTTGCTCTCTGATTTCTTCCCATAAAGATATACTAGCAAATGTTATAGCATCTCAAGACATTCATGCCACTTATGGAGGAGTCGTTCCAGAGCTAGCCTCTAGGGCTCATCTTCATGCATTCCCTCAGGTAGTTTCTCACGCTCTGAAAACAGCCGGGGTTTCGTTAAGTGATGTCGAGCTTATATCTGTCACACACACACCTGGTCTCATCGGTTCTCTTGCTATTGGAGTAAACTTCGCCAAAGGGTTAGCAACAGGATGCCAAAAACCACTTATTGGTGTAAATCACGTAGAAGCTCATCTTTATGCAGCTTATATGACTTCAGACCAAATAGAATTTCCTGCAATAGGGTTAGTTGTGTCAGGGGCTCACACTTCAGTATTCCTTATGGAGAACCCGATTACTTACAAGTTAATCGGGAAAACTCGAGATGATGCTATTGGGGAAACGTTTGACAAGGTAGCAAGATTCTTAGGCCTACCCTATCCCGGAGGTCAGTTAATTGAATCCTTTGCAACACGAGGTTCTGAGAACACCTACAAATTTTCTCCCAGCAAATTGCCAGGATACGATTTTTCCTTTAGTGGTTTGAAAACTGCTGTACTCTATGCTATTAAAGGCAACAATAGTAATCAGCGTACCCCTATTCCAAAACTATCAGAACAAGAAAAATATGACCTTGCAGCTTCATTTCAAAAAGCTGCTTGCACAACGATTGCGCAAAAACTTTCGTCTATTGTAAAAGAATTTTCTTGTAGATCCGTCTTAATAGGAGGCGGTGTTGCGAATAATAGATATCTTCGCAATTTACTACAGAAAGCTACGGATTTACCAATATTCGCTCCCCCCCCATCGTTATGTACAGATAACGCCGCAATGATTGCTGGTTTAGGAAGAGAGCTTTTTCTGTCAAATCATTTACCTTCGAGAATAACTCCATGCGCAAGATATCACTGGGAATCTGTTTCAGAATCTGGATCTCCTCAGCTTTCTTGCTAA
- a CDS encoding peptide ABC transporter substrate-binding protein gives MRKISLGICFRIWISSAFLLTSCSATRSSSGELVVNMKDDPRSLDPREVRLLSDINLIKHLYEGLVQEIPGTEILEPALAKSYEISQDRKTYTFKLREAFWSNGDRIQAQDFVDSWKQIITEEISSIYTFALSPIKNVNNIQKGLAELDSVGFYAKDDTTIIIELEEATAHFLQLLALPIFFPVHKTQRQRSPNLPITTSAFYPKKIKQKQWLKLAKNPHYYNKDKVSTQRITIHFIPDPNTAALMFNQGKLHWQGPPWGQPIPKETLAHLQSKGHLHSFDVLGTSWLTFNVNTPPLNHIKLRKALSLAIDKNALVSTIFLDKAKPTDHLLPRNLHTYPASNIMSQQERVRLAKQLFQEALQELGICSKDLENLSIIFPSTSPTNALLVQMIREQWKETLGFVIPIFGKEFSVLQSDLSSGNFFLATGGWFADFPDPMAFLTIFADPFGIAPYVIHQKEFQNLIHTIQKETDPQKRAIMISEAALYLEKFHIIEPIYHDAIQCAFHRKLNNLGFSSTGVVDFRYIREP, from the coding sequence ATGCGCAAGATATCACTGGGAATCTGTTTCAGAATCTGGATCTCCTCAGCTTTCTTGCTAACTAGTTGCAGTGCCACCCGATCTTCATCCGGAGAATTAGTGGTAAATATGAAAGATGATCCTAGATCTTTGGACCCAAGAGAAGTTCGCCTGCTTTCTGATATTAATCTGATTAAACATCTCTATGAGGGGCTTGTTCAGGAGATCCCTGGAACGGAAATTCTAGAACCCGCATTAGCAAAAAGTTATGAAATTTCCCAAGATAGAAAAACATATACCTTCAAACTAAGGGAAGCTTTCTGGAGTAATGGGGATAGGATTCAAGCTCAGGATTTCGTTGATTCATGGAAACAAATTATTACTGAGGAAATCTCTAGCATCTATACTTTCGCGTTATCTCCTATAAAAAACGTAAATAATATTCAGAAAGGTTTAGCCGAGTTAGATAGTGTTGGATTTTATGCTAAAGATGACACTACTATAATTATTGAATTAGAAGAAGCTACTGCGCATTTTTTACAACTTCTTGCTTTGCCAATTTTCTTCCCAGTACATAAAACACAAAGGCAACGTTCTCCTAATTTACCAATAACAACTAGTGCGTTCTATCCTAAAAAAATCAAACAAAAACAGTGGCTTAAACTTGCTAAAAATCCGCACTATTACAATAAGGACAAGGTTAGCACCCAGAGAATTACTATTCATTTCATCCCAGACCCCAATACCGCAGCGCTTATGTTTAATCAGGGTAAACTCCACTGGCAAGGGCCTCCTTGGGGGCAACCGATCCCTAAAGAAACCCTAGCCCATCTGCAATCTAAAGGGCACTTACATTCTTTTGACGTACTAGGTACCTCGTGGCTTACTTTTAATGTAAATACTCCTCCTCTCAACCATATTAAGTTACGTAAAGCTTTGTCATTAGCTATAGATAAGAACGCTCTAGTGTCAACGATTTTTTTGGATAAAGCAAAACCTACGGACCATCTCTTACCCAGAAATTTGCACACCTATCCTGCGAGCAATATTATGAGCCAACAAGAAAGGGTCCGGTTAGCAAAACAACTATTTCAAGAAGCTTTACAAGAACTTGGAATATGCTCAAAAGACCTAGAAAATTTGTCTATCATCTTCCCCTCAACTTCACCTACTAATGCCCTACTAGTTCAAATGATTCGAGAGCAATGGAAAGAAACTCTAGGATTCGTTATTCCAATTTTCGGAAAAGAATTTTCAGTTCTTCAGTCAGATCTATCTTCGGGAAACTTTTTCCTAGCTACAGGAGGCTGGTTCGCAGATTTTCCTGATCCAATGGCTTTTCTTACTATTTTTGCGGACCCGTTCGGAATTGCTCCATATGTCATTCATCAAAAAGAATTCCAAAATCTCATACACACAATTCAAAAAGAAACAGATCCCCAAAAGCGTGCAATTATGATATCTGAAGCCGCGCTATATCTAGAGAAATTTCATATAATCGAACCAATATATCATGATGCTATACAATGCGCTTTCCATAGAAAATTGAATAATTTAGGTTTTTCCTCAACAGGAGTAGTTGATTTTCGCTATATTAGAGAACCCTGA
- a CDS encoding ABC transporter substrate-binding protein has protein sequence MRKSWLAFVSLLLPLSSCQSDTLKQSQSLIIAIHDDPSSLSPAEAKRALDLSVAKMTFDSLTRENTLRPDCIEMALASHYTVSEDLLEYTFFIRENARWSNGAQITAKDVIESWSHARSYSPHSELFSGIDFYESSPLSVTITLKNPNPKLLHLLAFPAFSIFNPHNLNLYTGPFRVISYTPGHCMLLKKNPYYYDKEKLNISNISLLVIPDIHTAFLLLNKKKIHWLGQPWHQGLPKELKNAPHLHYVEYPIEGTFWLVLNTKHPKLKELQNRYRFAAAINKQALVDYALQGNQLPAFGISRNSSVQINYQIQTKITPPEKLTLTYPANILRCQRIAEILKEQCKSVGIDLFLEGVEYHVFNNRRNIHDFTIATATGISCYHGAPILPHEEKLLKNLEIIPLYHMSYDYLSSKIMDNVIYNASGSVDLKYTSLSN, from the coding sequence ATTCGTAAGTCTTGGCTTGCTTTTGTTTCTCTTCTTCTTCCCCTAAGTAGCTGCCAGTCCGATACTCTGAAGCAATCACAGTCTTTGATCATCGCCATCCATGACGACCCCTCTTCTCTATCTCCTGCAGAAGCCAAGCGCGCTTTGGACTTATCCGTAGCTAAAATGACTTTCGATAGTTTAACAAGAGAGAATACTCTTAGGCCTGATTGCATTGAAATGGCATTAGCTAGTCATTATACTGTATCCGAAGACCTTTTAGAATATACTTTTTTTATTCGTGAGAATGCTCGCTGGAGCAATGGTGCACAAATCACAGCTAAAGATGTTATCGAATCTTGGAGCCATGCTCGATCTTATTCTCCGCATAGTGAACTATTTTCTGGTATCGACTTCTATGAAAGCTCGCCTTTATCAGTTACTATTACTCTAAAAAACCCAAATCCAAAACTACTTCATTTATTAGCATTCCCTGCTTTTTCCATATTTAACCCTCACAATTTGAACCTCTATACAGGCCCATTTCGGGTAATTTCATATACCCCTGGTCACTGTATGCTGCTTAAAAAAAACCCTTACTACTATGACAAAGAAAAATTAAATATTAGCAATATCAGTCTTTTAGTTATTCCTGATATTCATACCGCATTTTTGCTACTCAATAAGAAAAAAATACATTGGCTAGGTCAGCCTTGGCATCAGGGTCTTCCAAAAGAATTAAAAAATGCTCCCCATCTCCACTATGTTGAATATCCAATAGAGGGGACATTTTGGCTCGTGTTAAATACGAAGCATCCAAAACTCAAAGAACTTCAGAATCGCTATAGATTCGCTGCAGCGATTAATAAACAAGCTCTTGTTGATTACGCTTTGCAAGGCAACCAGTTGCCTGCATTCGGAATATCAAGGAATTCTTCTGTACAAATTAACTACCAGATACAGACAAAAATTACTCCGCCAGAAAAGCTTACCCTAACTTATCCTGCAAATATCTTAAGATGTCAGAGAATCGCAGAAATATTGAAAGAGCAATGCAAATCTGTGGGGATAGATTTATTTTTAGAAGGTGTTGAGTACCATGTGTTTAACAACCGAAGAAATATTCACGATTTTACAATTGCTACAGCAACGGGGATCTCCTGCTATCACGGTGCGCCTATTCTTCCTCATGAAGAAAAACTCCTGAAAAATCTAGAGATCATTCCTTTGTATCATATGAGTTACGACTATCTTAGCTCAAAAATTATGGATAATGTAATTTATAATGCTTCCGGTTCCGTTGATTTAAAATATACGTCTCTGAGTAATTAG
- a CDS encoding peptide ABC transporter substrate-binding protein, whose amino-acid sequence MSIKTLRKFSFLCFLFIPLASGCHQFKLATLQKELRIGMSYDPVSLDPRATYLKKDISIAKVLYEGISREKLSSGEVILGIADSYTLDESECTYTFRLKNTFWSNGDPLTAHDFEASIKQIYSKELSISQHNLLHTIKNSKRVLEGEPIEILGVRAIEDYILEIQLENPIDNFLEILSHPLFFPVHKSLRERYCNSEKQTIYISNGPFIIREYLPQKHLIVEKNPYYHSEEKVKLQSIIFKIVSDPHTAVKLFKNNLIDILGNPWISTIPKEIFLHASEKERHIYPVCATSLLIYNLHTSALANKALRKAISYSIDKEALISLVNVGRIARSFIPPELSKLTPNHLTMTQQEREHKARQYFKEAMTTLSPEQISELVIIYPFESTAVSLVVQEIQQQIKRVLGIHIPIQGTEYFCFLEKRKQGDFYISMGGWIAEYLDAKNFLSTIGSPTVSEGYRLSKWEHPVYNDLIKKYSSNSFSVEDQIYAEELIQEESPIFPLYHYNYAYIARPGITNIYASPLGHIDLRGVEIVN is encoded by the coding sequence ATGTCTATTAAAACTCTCCGAAAATTTTCCTTTTTGTGCTTCTTATTCATTCCACTAGCTTCAGGATGTCACCAGTTTAAACTTGCTACTTTGCAAAAAGAGTTGCGGATTGGGATGTCCTACGATCCAGTATCTCTCGATCCACGAGCTACCTACTTAAAAAAAGATATTTCTATAGCCAAAGTATTATACGAGGGTATCTCGCGTGAAAAATTAAGCAGCGGAGAAGTTATTTTAGGCATAGCTGATAGCTATACTCTAGATGAGTCAGAATGTACCTACACTTTCCGCCTGAAAAATACTTTTTGGTCAAATGGCGATCCTCTAACAGCCCATGATTTTGAAGCATCTATAAAACAGATTTATTCTAAAGAATTATCTATATCTCAACACAATCTTCTCCATACCATAAAGAACTCGAAAAGAGTACTAGAAGGAGAACCTATAGAGATTCTTGGAGTAAGAGCTATTGAGGATTATATATTAGAAATTCAGTTAGAAAATCCTATAGATAATTTCCTAGAAATTCTCTCCCACCCGCTTTTTTTCCCTGTACATAAATCTTTAAGAGAGCGGTATTGCAATTCTGAAAAGCAAACTATCTACATATCTAATGGCCCTTTTATTATAAGAGAATACCTCCCTCAAAAGCATCTTATTGTCGAAAAAAATCCCTACTATCATTCTGAAGAGAAAGTCAAACTTCAATCAATTATTTTTAAAATTGTCTCAGACCCCCATACTGCAGTAAAATTATTTAAGAATAATCTTATTGATATTCTCGGCAACCCATGGATTTCTACAATCCCTAAAGAAATTTTTCTTCACGCCTCTGAAAAAGAGAGACATATCTACCCTGTATGCGCTACATCACTATTAATTTATAATTTACATACCAGTGCCCTTGCTAATAAAGCACTAAGAAAAGCTATCAGTTACTCCATAGATAAGGAAGCTCTTATTTCCCTTGTTAATGTAGGTAGAATTGCAAGATCGTTCATTCCACCAGAGCTCTCTAAATTAACTCCTAATCATCTAACTATGACACAACAAGAAAGAGAACATAAAGCCCGACAATATTTCAAAGAAGCGATGACTACTCTATCGCCAGAACAAATTTCCGAACTGGTGATCATCTACCCCTTTGAGTCAACTGCAGTTTCTTTAGTAGTTCAGGAAATACAACAACAAATAAAGCGCGTTTTAGGAATTCATATCCCCATACAAGGAACAGAGTACTTTTGTTTTTTAGAAAAAAGAAAACAAGGGGATTTTTATATTTCGATGGGCGGGTGGATTGCAGAGTATCTAGATGCGAAAAATTTCTTGTCAACCATAGGGAGCCCAACTGTTTCTGAGGGTTACAGACTCTCTAAATGGGAACACCCTGTTTATAATGATTTAATAAAAAAATATAGCAGTAATTCTTTCTCTGTAGAGGATCAAATTTATGCTGAAGAGTTAATACAAGAAGAGAGCCCAATATTCCCACTATATCATTACAACTATGCATATATTGCTAGGCCAGGGATTACGAATATTTACGCTTCTCCTTTGGGCCACATAGATCTCCGAGGAGTTGAAATAGTTAATTAA
- a CDS encoding ABC transporter permease — MFHYIKKRLAFNLLSLWVVLTLTFLVMKSIPGDPFNDENSNTLSEHTLQILKARYGLDKPLHYQYMQYVKSLFTLNFGNSLVYKDRSVTSIISTAFPASAILGLESLALSLIGGISLGTLAALRRKGKGRYIILSSIFQISIPTFVLATMLQYLFAVKLPIFPIACWGNFNHTILPAISLAITPMAFITQLTFSSVSSALNKDYVLLAYAKGLSPIKVVLKHILPYAVFPTISYAAFLVTTVMTGTFAIENIFCIPGLGKWFICSIKQRDYPVTLGLSVFYGAFFMLASLLSDLLQAMIDPQLRYSYTKKHNKIGHMDTHLTADKSES; from the coding sequence ATGTTTCACTATATAAAGAAGCGTCTAGCATTTAACTTGCTTTCTTTATGGGTTGTTCTGACCTTGACTTTCCTAGTAATGAAAAGCATTCCCGGTGACCCTTTTAATGATGAGAATAGCAACACATTATCAGAACACACACTCCAGATTCTAAAGGCCCGGTACGGTTTAGATAAACCCTTACATTATCAGTACATGCAATACGTGAAGTCGCTATTTACTTTAAATTTCGGCAATTCATTAGTTTATAAGGATCGTTCCGTAACTAGCATTATTTCAACAGCTTTCCCTGCTTCAGCTATTCTTGGTCTTGAAAGTTTAGCTCTTTCTCTTATAGGTGGTATCTCACTAGGAACTCTAGCTGCCCTTAGGAGAAAAGGAAAAGGCCGCTATATTATACTCTCATCGATTTTTCAAATCTCCATACCTACTTTTGTTCTAGCTACGATGCTACAATATCTGTTTGCTGTAAAACTTCCTATTTTTCCTATTGCTTGCTGGGGAAATTTTAATCATACAATTCTTCCTGCGATTTCTTTAGCTATTACTCCCATGGCATTCATCACTCAGCTTACTTTTTCCTCTGTATCCTCAGCTTTGAACAAGGATTATGTATTGTTAGCTTATGCTAAAGGTTTATCCCCTATTAAAGTTGTCCTGAAACACATCTTGCCTTATGCAGTATTTCCAACTATTTCTTATGCCGCTTTTTTAGTTACAACCGTGATGACAGGAACTTTTGCTATAGAAAATATTTTTTGCATACCTGGACTAGGCAAATGGTTCATTTGCAGTATAAAACAAAGAGATTATCCTGTGACGTTAGGTTTATCTGTGTTTTATGGAGCCTTCTTTATGTTAGCTTCATTACTATCTGACTTACTTCAAGCAATGATAGATCCGCAGCTTAGATATTCCTATACAAAGAAGCATAATAAAATTGGACATATGGACACTCATCTTACTGCAGATAAGTCTGAATCGTAA
- a CDS encoding ABC transporter permease, with protein sequence MDISLQLTSQTFWKRVRKNTMFMSGVSLLGVLVCSAIILPWIYPNYEQTSLEHILQPPGKAFPFGTDSLGRCMLARTIRGICLSLLIAITATLIDVFIGLLWSTIALSSGKRFAFFMMRITEILFSIPRIPVIILLLVIFNHGMLPLIFAMTLTGWIPIARIIYGQFLLLENKAFVLSAKSMNASSLHILRKHLLPNTFTHIISTLIFTIPGAIYTEAFISFLGLGIQPPQASLGTLVKEGINAIDYYPWLFFIPSFFMIILSVSFNLIGEGAKALFLEENTHV encoded by the coding sequence ATGGATATTTCCTTACAACTAACATCACAGACTTTTTGGAAACGTGTAAGGAAAAACACCATGTTTATGTCTGGGGTGTCTTTGCTTGGTGTTCTCGTGTGCTCTGCTATCATCTTGCCTTGGATCTATCCAAACTACGAACAGACCTCTTTAGAACATATACTGCAGCCTCCTGGAAAAGCTTTCCCATTTGGCACAGATTCTCTGGGACGTTGCATGCTGGCACGCACCATTCGAGGAATATGTTTGTCTTTACTTATTGCGATAACCGCAACTCTTATTGATGTGTTTATTGGTTTATTATGGTCGACAATAGCTTTATCTTCTGGAAAAAGGTTTGCCTTTTTTATGATGCGTATTACAGAAATACTATTTTCTATTCCGCGAATTCCTGTAATTATTCTCCTACTGGTAATTTTTAATCACGGTATGCTCCCTTTAATTTTTGCTATGACATTAACAGGATGGATTCCTATTGCAAGAATCATTTACGGACAATTTCTACTCTTGGAAAATAAAGCTTTCGTATTATCCGCTAAATCTATGAATGCCTCCTCTCTTCATATTCTTAGAAAACATCTTCTTCCAAATACTTTCACTCACATTATCTCAACTCTCATCTTTACTATTCCAGGAGCAATATATACTGAAGCGTTTATCAGTTTCTTAGGATTAGGTATACAACCACCCCAAGCCAGCTTAGGGACATTAGTTAAGGAAGGGATAAACGCTATAGATTACTATCCATGGTTATTCTTTATTCCCTCATTCTTTATGATCATTTTATCAGTAAGCTTCAATCTTATTGGTGAAGGGGCTAAAGCTTTGTTTTTAGAGGAAAATACTCATGTCTAA
- a CDS encoding ABC transporter ATP-binding protein, whose translation MSKPILNIENLTISSTNPSKLLVHKLNLKIGKHTSLALVGENGSGKTTITKAVLGFLPDNCEILEGDIYFKNYNLAQFSQKEFRKIRGKGIATILQNAMGSLTPSMRVGAQIIETLRQHEDLSKREAHAKALDLLSNVHIANPEHCLSLYPFELSGGMRQRVVIAISLASNPDLILADEPTTALDSVSQSQVLRILHKIHKDKKTTMLLVTHNLALVSELCDDIAIIKGGEIVETGSVKEVFSNPKHPYTLRLLNAVSKIPIHSSGSSISSRAITENNAYQSKGDL comes from the coding sequence ATGTCTAAACCAATATTGAACATAGAAAATCTTACTATATCCTCTACAAACCCTTCTAAACTACTAGTCCATAAACTAAACTTAAAAATAGGGAAACATACCAGTCTCGCTTTGGTAGGAGAAAACGGTTCAGGAAAAACAACCATTACCAAAGCTGTCTTAGGATTTCTTCCAGATAATTGTGAAATTCTAGAAGGGGATATTTATTTCAAAAATTACAACCTTGCACAATTTTCCCAAAAAGAGTTCCGTAAGATTCGAGGAAAAGGAATAGCCACTATATTACAAAATGCGATGGGCTCGCTAACCCCTTCAATGCGTGTTGGAGCACAAATTATTGAAACTTTACGACAACATGAAGATCTTTCTAAAAGAGAAGCTCATGCAAAAGCTTTAGATTTACTTTCTAATGTGCATATAGCCAACCCAGAGCATTGTCTCTCCTTGTATCCGTTTGAGCTAAGTGGCGGCATGCGACAAAGGGTTGTTATCGCTATTTCTCTAGCCAGCAATCCAGATCTCATTCTTGCAGACGAACCTACAACAGCATTGGATTCTGTATCACAATCTCAAGTTCTACGTATTCTTCATAAAATACACAAAGACAAGAAAACTACGATGCTTTTGGTAACACATAACCTCGCATTAGTTTCAGAGTTATGTGATGATATTGCTATTATCAAAGGTGGAGAAATTGTTGAAACTGGTTCGGTAAAAGAGGTGTTTTCAAATCCGAAACATCCTTATACATTACGTCTTCTCAATGCTGTATCAAAAATTCCAATACATTCTTCTGGTTCCTCTATCTCTAGTAGAGCTATCACAGAAAATAATGCGTATCAGAGCAAGGGTGATTTATGA